From Anopheles arabiensis isolate DONGOLA chromosome 3, AaraD3, whole genome shotgun sequence, a single genomic window includes:
- the LOC120903752 gene encoding 28S ribosomal protein S18b, mitochondrial codes for MTAALFSFLPTEHAPNTPDPDNSTPPERKHFKQPALRHAISAVTSITMSVLRLIGGEIISIYRQSLLTIGTSQARALTTTGFLRHAAKPESEATEETAASEEPEAGETDANAAPKQPVDDPKDRTRVIPVETSIRYLASEAYRQTYQDDPVWKQYRRNHKGPYPPKLTRKTCIRKGRISTGNPCPICRDEYLVLDHNNIDLLKQFISPQTGDVLSYRVTGLCQKKHTQLLVAVERAMDRGMLTFDVPFREYDYSEYYPAKEGKPSSK; via the exons ATGACAGCggcattgttttcttttttaccgaCCGAACACGCACCGAACACTCCGGACCCG GACAATTCCACTCCCCCGGAgagaaaacatttcaaacaaccAGCATTACGTCACGCCATCTCAGCCGTCACATCGATCACAATGTCAGTGTTGCGCTTAATCGGTGGTGAAATCATATCTATTTATCGTCAAAGTTTGCTTACGATCGGTACCAGCCAGGCGAGGGCGCTCACGACAACTGGCTTCCTTCGACACGCCGCAAAACCTGAAAGTGAAGCCACAGAGGAAACAGCCGCCAGTGAGGAACCGGAAGCAGGGGAAACAGATGCAAACGCCGCACCCAAACAACCGGTCGATGATCCGAAGGACCGCACGAGGGTGATACCGGTGGAGACGAGCATCCGCTATCTGGCCAGCGAAGCTTACCGGCAGACGTACCAGGACGATCCGGTGTGGAAGCAGTACCGGCGCAATCACAAAGGACCGTACCCGCCGAAGCTGACGCGCAAAACGTGCATACGCAAGGGGCGCATTTCGACCGGCAATCCGTGCCCGATCTGCCGGGACGAGTATCTGGTGCTGGATCACAACAATATCGATCTGCTGAAGCAGTTCATCTCGCCGCAAACGGGGGATGTGTTGAGCTATCGGGTGACGGGCCTGTGCCAGAAGAAACACACCCAGCTGCTGGTGGCGGTCGAGCGGGCTATGGACCGCGGAATGCTCACGTTCGACGTGCCGTTCCGAGAGTACGACTACAGTGAATACTATCCGGCGAAGGAAGGCAAGCCTTCCTCCAAGTAG
- the LOC120901950 gene encoding apoptosis-inducing factor 1, mitochondrial isoform X1 — translation MLSVSRVAVGNVRCVQPALVRIRKHVLAGGFTQTFGSRRWISVKVNQALLAKEAEPNRRRRQTLKEREAESNEPCSCVEEEGPNSSTIVTPCDESRRLPMMGELIQFPNDPSPYPAPPRRHIPINRFFQPKTVQTVPDPVLSSCEKCEREEEEEEHVVQEQTEQKAIATTGGPTCPPPPPPPPKPSYTGYILGAIALTAGGLGLAYYNGLFDGPPPPTPVDDTKEDADRKKRTYPASSKDLPKHVPYLLVGGGTASIAAFRAIRVHDPKAKVMMITNELEMPYMRPPLSKELWFNPTEAEPLKFRQWNGSERSIFYEPNDYYIDPSKLSDAPNGGVAVARGYEVHRLDVVNRKAILTDGTEISYDKCLIATGARPKNLPIFESAPRAVRERVTLFKSVYDFEQLSSQLQDGNRVAIVGGGFLGSELACALSKSEQTRKKKVEVFQLFHEGGNMAKVLPEYLSSWTTERLREEGVKVWPKTQVKAVEMQGSKLKLTLMDDSVLLVDRVIVAVGSEPNTDLAKTSGLEVDGKNGGFLVDAELRARSNVFVAGDAACFYDTKFGRRRVEHHDHAIVSGRLAGENMVGLNKPYTHQSMFWSDLGPRISYEAIGLIDSSLPTVAVFAKRTAEEMSRAAAAAAAAVTAGSTDSEKLQAANANVNVDVKNVPAAGEPAKEQSKEQQEPEDSFDKGVIFYLRDKKVVGLVLWNVFNRMGTARKILDQHTEYDDLNEVAKLFNLHDRRTESEELEAAEQ, via the exons ATGCTTTCGGTGTCCCGCGTTGCGGTCGGGAACGTGCGCTGTGTACAGCCGGCCCTAGTACGCATCCGAAAGCACGTTCTCGCTGGAG GATTCACGCAAACATTCGGCAGCCGGCGATGGATATCCGTGAAGGTAAATCAGGCCCTGCTGGCTAAAGAAGCGGAACCGAACAGGCGAAGAAGGCAAACGTTGAAAGAGCGCGAAGCGGAATCGAACGAACCGTGCAGTTGTGTTGAGGAGGAAGGTCCAAATTCTAGTACGATCGTTACGCCATGTGACGAAAGCCGGAGGCTTCCGATGATGGGCGAGTTGATACAGTTTCCGAACGATCCGAGCCCTTATCCGGCACCGCCGAGGCGGCATATTCCGATCAATAGATTTTTCCAG CCGAAAACGGTTCAAACAGTGCCGGATCCCGTTCTTTCTTCCTGTGAAAAGTGCGAacgtgaagaagaagaagaagaacacgTTGTGCAAGAG CAAACGGAACAAAAAGCTATTGCCACTACGGGTGGACCAACCTgcccgccaccgccaccaccgcccccGAAACCATCCTACACGGGTTACATACTCGGTGCGATCGCACTCACAGCCGGTGGCCTTGGCCTTGCGTACTACAACGGTCTCTTCGatggaccaccaccaccaacccccGTAGACGACACAAAGGAAGATGCAGACCGAAAGAAGCGCACCTATCCCGCCTCCTCCAAGGATCTTCCCAAGCACGTCCCTTACCTGCTAGTTGGTGGCGGAACGGCTAGTATTGCCGCGTTCCGTGCGATCCGTGTACACGACCCGAAAGCAAAGGTGATGATGATTACCAACGAGCTCGAAATGCCCTACATGCGTCCACCGCTCTCGAAGGAGCTGTGGTTTAACCCGACCGAAGCGGAGCCGCTCAAATTCCGCCAGTGGAACGGTAGCGAACGAAGCATCTTCTACGAGCCGAACGATTACTACATCGATCCAAGCAAGCTGAGCGACGCACCGAACGGGGGCGTGGCTGTGGCACGCGGCTACGAAGTGCACCGGCTGGACGTGGTCAACCGGAAAGCGATCCTCACCGACGGTACGGAAATATCGTACGACAAGTGTTTGATCGCAACCGGAGCGCGGCCCAAGAATTTGCCCATCTTTGAATCGGCACCACGGGCTGTGCGGGAACGTGTTACGCTCTTCAAGAGTGTGTACGATTTTGAGCAGCTCTCATCGCAGCTACAGGATGGCAACCGGGTAGCGATCGTGGGTGGAGGCTTCCTCGGGAGCGAGCTGGCCTGTGCACTTTCCAAGTCGGAACAAACGCGCAAGAAAAAGGTGGAAGTGTTCCAGCTGTTCCACGAGGGCGGCAATATGGCCAAGGTGCTGCCCGAGTATCTGAGCAGCTGGACGACGGAACGGTTGCGCGAAGAGGGCGTTAAGGTGTGGCCAAAGACGCAAGTGAAGGCGGTCGAAATGCAAGGCTCGAAACTGAAGCTTACGCTCATGGATGACagtgtgctgctggtggaccGGGTCATCGTTGCAGTCGGCTCCGAACCGAACACGGATCTGGCCAAAACGTCCGGGCTGGAGGTGGACGGCAAGAATGGAGGATTTTTGGTCGATGCCGAGTTGCGTGCCCGATCGAACGTGTTTGTGGCCGGGGATGCGGCCTGCTTCTACGATACAAAGTTCGGACGGCGAAGGGTAGAACATCACGATCATGCCATCGTTTCTGGACGGCTGGCGGGAGAGAATATGGTTGGACTAA ATAAACCCTACACACATCAGAGCATGTTCTGGTCGGATCTTGGCCCTCGGATTAGCTACGAAGCGATCGGGCTAATTGATTCTTCCCTTCCAACGGTGGCCGTGTTTGCGAAACGAACGGCGGAGGAAATGTCccgagcggcggcggcggcagcagcagccgttaCCGCCGGCAGCACTGACTCGGAAAAGCTACAGGCAGCCAACGCCAACGTGAATGTGGACGTGAAAAACGTGCCCGCTGCAGGAGAGCCAGCGAAAGAACAAAGCAAAGAACAGCAGGAGCCGGAAGATAGCTTCGACAAGGGTGTAATATTTTACCTACGAGATAAGAAGGTGGTCGGTCTGGTGCTGTGGAACGTGTTTAATCGTATGGGAACGGCGAGGAAGATTCTGGACCAGCATACCGAGTACGACGATCTCAATGAGGTAGCGAAACTGTTTAATCTGCACGATCGACGCACGGAGAGCGAGGAGCTTGAAGCGGCGGAACAATAG
- the LOC120901950 gene encoding apoptosis-inducing factor 1, mitochondrial isoform X2 — translation MLSVSRVAVGNVRCVQPALVRIRKHVLAGGFTQTFGSRRWISVKQTEQKAIATTGGPTCPPPPPPPPKPSYTGYILGAIALTAGGLGLAYYNGLFDGPPPPTPVDDTKEDADRKKRTYPASSKDLPKHVPYLLVGGGTASIAAFRAIRVHDPKAKVMMITNELEMPYMRPPLSKELWFNPTEAEPLKFRQWNGSERSIFYEPNDYYIDPSKLSDAPNGGVAVARGYEVHRLDVVNRKAILTDGTEISYDKCLIATGARPKNLPIFESAPRAVRERVTLFKSVYDFEQLSSQLQDGNRVAIVGGGFLGSELACALSKSEQTRKKKVEVFQLFHEGGNMAKVLPEYLSSWTTERLREEGVKVWPKTQVKAVEMQGSKLKLTLMDDSVLLVDRVIVAVGSEPNTDLAKTSGLEVDGKNGGFLVDAELRARSNVFVAGDAACFYDTKFGRRRVEHHDHAIVSGRLAGENMVGLNKPYTHQSMFWSDLGPRISYEAIGLIDSSLPTVAVFAKRTAEEMSRAAAAAAAAVTAGSTDSEKLQAANANVNVDVKNVPAAGEPAKEQSKEQQEPEDSFDKGVIFYLRDKKVVGLVLWNVFNRMGTARKILDQHTEYDDLNEVAKLFNLHDRRTESEELEAAEQ, via the exons ATGCTTTCGGTGTCCCGCGTTGCGGTCGGGAACGTGCGCTGTGTACAGCCGGCCCTAGTACGCATCCGAAAGCACGTTCTCGCTGGAG GATTCACGCAAACATTCGGCAGCCGGCGATGGATATCCGTGAAG CAAACGGAACAAAAAGCTATTGCCACTACGGGTGGACCAACCTgcccgccaccgccaccaccgcccccGAAACCATCCTACACGGGTTACATACTCGGTGCGATCGCACTCACAGCCGGTGGCCTTGGCCTTGCGTACTACAACGGTCTCTTCGatggaccaccaccaccaacccccGTAGACGACACAAAGGAAGATGCAGACCGAAAGAAGCGCACCTATCCCGCCTCCTCCAAGGATCTTCCCAAGCACGTCCCTTACCTGCTAGTTGGTGGCGGAACGGCTAGTATTGCCGCGTTCCGTGCGATCCGTGTACACGACCCGAAAGCAAAGGTGATGATGATTACCAACGAGCTCGAAATGCCCTACATGCGTCCACCGCTCTCGAAGGAGCTGTGGTTTAACCCGACCGAAGCGGAGCCGCTCAAATTCCGCCAGTGGAACGGTAGCGAACGAAGCATCTTCTACGAGCCGAACGATTACTACATCGATCCAAGCAAGCTGAGCGACGCACCGAACGGGGGCGTGGCTGTGGCACGCGGCTACGAAGTGCACCGGCTGGACGTGGTCAACCGGAAAGCGATCCTCACCGACGGTACGGAAATATCGTACGACAAGTGTTTGATCGCAACCGGAGCGCGGCCCAAGAATTTGCCCATCTTTGAATCGGCACCACGGGCTGTGCGGGAACGTGTTACGCTCTTCAAGAGTGTGTACGATTTTGAGCAGCTCTCATCGCAGCTACAGGATGGCAACCGGGTAGCGATCGTGGGTGGAGGCTTCCTCGGGAGCGAGCTGGCCTGTGCACTTTCCAAGTCGGAACAAACGCGCAAGAAAAAGGTGGAAGTGTTCCAGCTGTTCCACGAGGGCGGCAATATGGCCAAGGTGCTGCCCGAGTATCTGAGCAGCTGGACGACGGAACGGTTGCGCGAAGAGGGCGTTAAGGTGTGGCCAAAGACGCAAGTGAAGGCGGTCGAAATGCAAGGCTCGAAACTGAAGCTTACGCTCATGGATGACagtgtgctgctggtggaccGGGTCATCGTTGCAGTCGGCTCCGAACCGAACACGGATCTGGCCAAAACGTCCGGGCTGGAGGTGGACGGCAAGAATGGAGGATTTTTGGTCGATGCCGAGTTGCGTGCCCGATCGAACGTGTTTGTGGCCGGGGATGCGGCCTGCTTCTACGATACAAAGTTCGGACGGCGAAGGGTAGAACATCACGATCATGCCATCGTTTCTGGACGGCTGGCGGGAGAGAATATGGTTGGACTAA ATAAACCCTACACACATCAGAGCATGTTCTGGTCGGATCTTGGCCCTCGGATTAGCTACGAAGCGATCGGGCTAATTGATTCTTCCCTTCCAACGGTGGCCGTGTTTGCGAAACGAACGGCGGAGGAAATGTCccgagcggcggcggcggcagcagcagccgttaCCGCCGGCAGCACTGACTCGGAAAAGCTACAGGCAGCCAACGCCAACGTGAATGTGGACGTGAAAAACGTGCCCGCTGCAGGAGAGCCAGCGAAAGAACAAAGCAAAGAACAGCAGGAGCCGGAAGATAGCTTCGACAAGGGTGTAATATTTTACCTACGAGATAAGAAGGTGGTCGGTCTGGTGCTGTGGAACGTGTTTAATCGTATGGGAACGGCGAGGAAGATTCTGGACCAGCATACCGAGTACGACGATCTCAATGAGGTAGCGAAACTGTTTAATCTGCACGATCGACGCACGGAGAGCGAGGAGCTTGAAGCGGCGGAACAATAG
- the LOC120901953 gene encoding transcription initiation factor TFIID subunit 13, translated as MAANPPEEGFDQAEFEDDELGEVQIETSSGRKRLFSKELRCMMYGFGDDQNPYTESVDLLEDLVVEFITEMTHRAMEIGRTGRVQVEDIVFLVRKNSRKYARVKDLLTMNEELKRARKAFDEIKYAGAEAKLK; from the exons ATGGCTGCTAACCCACCGGAAGAAGGATTCGACCAGGCAGAG TTCGAAGACGACGAGCTTGGAGAGGTGCAGATCGAGACCTCGTCCGGCCGTAAGCGCCTTTTCAGCAAGGAGTTGCGCTGCATGATGTACGGCTTCGGAGACGACCAGAACCCGTACACGGAAAGCGTCGACCTGCTGGAGGATTTGGTGGTCGAGTTCATCACCGAAATGACACACCGAGCGATGGAAATCGGCCGTACTGGGCGTGTGCAGGTCGAGGATATTGTGTTTCTGGTGCGCAAGAACTCGCGGAAGTATGCTCGCGTGAAGGATCTGCTGACGATGAACGAGGAGCTGAAGCGGGCACGCAAGGCGTTCGACGAGATCAAGTACGCTGGTGCGGAAGCAAAGCTTAAGTAA
- the LOC120901952 gene encoding protein nessun dorma isoform X2, with the protein MEVYEFNKSFLTRLLETTNVLNGGGSNIPASAIRSEWINFVEVAVEPTGWQALWKASRPVCEQLGVKYPLVVLGTVDQVLFDELKAVFLIEAILDDDVHLPEEQCTVQLEELWPLREQNNPALNVNITADCIDKLRFFYQHLWMPWDTDTEDEQNWIEKHLESRIRFCHDLKNKTMSRQLSSHALALLAEARYVQRKREFIEQELSEEDGQEEEEEDNDTSILKDSRSGELLQLNLRLNTIKNEINVLENPVWRSVFEKVRFGAGKSKGNSAMAYIVTQAVPIDEQLTYLQSAKEMMDPKIAVKMCDSLQHALDHCSPDSAIYLPPGTRQDIKFLEYLNSGGSFRGVSSASFVDDFEEACKLNPTIVSKNDDSVLLTIDGDFTLENVRLDCSNVRTGVVIKKGNIVFRNCCFTGDPTSSTKQGIVIFGNCTITFDRCLIKEFSSGIYSNHDCTINLIGSTISHCMTGLETLDQCQIVFRSASITHCSQYGVLLEDFNEDVQQDQKAAGDRSTSGSQVYADYNTIEREEFTFEGACEFRDNAKGNFVIRKGFSERFNSSCFVDEDESQLHDAEDCLDESICNATNDIQPMED; encoded by the exons ATGGAAGTGTATGAGTTTAACAAAAGTTTCCTGACCCGTCTGCTCGAGACGACCAACGTGCTGAACGGTGGCGGTTCCAACATTCCCGCATCCGCCATCCGCTCGGAATGGATCAATTTCGTGGAGGTGGCCGTAGAGCCGACCGGCTGGCAGGCGCTGTGGAAAGCATCGCGTCCGGTATGCGAGCAGCTCGGCGTAAAGTACCCGCTCGTCGTGCTGGGCACCGTGGACCAGGTACTGTTCGACGAGCTGAAGGCTGTCTTCCTCATCGAAGCCATCCTGGACGATGATGTGCATCTACCGGAGGAGCAGTGTACGGTGCAGCTGGAGGAGCTGTGGCCGCTGCGCGAGCAGAACAACCCCGCCCTGAACGTCAACATTACGGCCGACTGTATCGATAAGCTGCGGTTTTTCTACCAGCATCTCTGGATGCCGTGGGACACCGATACGGAGGATGAGCAGAACTGGATCGAGAAGCATCTGGAATCGCGCATCCGGTTCTGTCACGATCTGAAGAACAAGACCATGTCGCGGCAGCTTTCCTCCCACGCGCTGGCCTTGCTCGCGGAAGCGCGGTATGTGCAGCGCAAGCGGGAGTTtatcgagcaggagctgagCGAGGAGGATGgacaggaggaggaagaggaggacaATGATACGTCCATTCTGAAGGATAGCCGGTCGGGAGAGCTGTTGCAGCTGAACTTACGCTTAAATACGATCAAGAATGAAATCAACGTGCTGGAGAATCCCGTCTGGCGCAGCGTCTTCGAGAAGGTTCGCTTCGGTGCGGGAAAGAGCAAGGGCAACTCCGCAATGGCGTATATCGTAACGCAGGCAGTACCGATAGATGAACAGCTGACCTACCTCCAGAGCGCCAAAGAGATGATGGATCCGAAGATTGCGGTGAAAATGTGCGACTCTCTTCAGCACGCGCTCGATCACTGCAGTCCGGATAGTGCGATCTATCTTCCACCCGGAACCAGACAGGACATCAAGTTCCTGGAGTACCTGAACAGTGGCGGATCGTTCCGGGGTGTTAGCAGCGCCTCCTTTGTTGACGATTTTGAGGAAGCGTGCAAGCTGAATCCTACCATCGTGTCGAAAAACGACGACAGTGTGCTGCTGACCATCGACGGGGACTTTACGCTGGAAAACGTCCGCCTCGACTGTTCGAACGTGCGCACCGGGGTGGTTATCAAGAAAGGCAACATCGTCTTCCGCAACTGTTGCTTCACGGGCGATCCAACCTCCAGCACCAAGCAGGGCATCGTCATCTTCGGCAACTGCACGATCACGTTCGATCGGTGTCTGATCAAGGAGTTTTCTTCCGGCATCTACAGCAATCACGATTGTACGATCAATCTGATCGGCAGCACCATTAGCCACTGTATGACCGGGCTGGAGACGCTCGATCAGTGTCAAATTGTGTTCCGATCGGCAAGCATAACGCACTGCTCACAGTACGGCGTGCTGCTCGAGGACTTTAACGAAGATGTCCAGCAGGATCAGAAGGCAGCGGGTGATCGAAGCACGAGCGGGTCACAGGTGTACGCCGATTACAACACGATCGAGCGGGAAGAGTTTACGTTCGAGGGTGCGTGCGAGTTCCGGGATAATGCCAAGGGCAATTTTGTCATCCGGAAAGGGTTCAGCGAACGGTTTAACAGCTCCTGCTTTGTCGATGAGGATGAGAGCCAGCTGCATGACGCGGAGGATTGTCTGGACGAATCGATCTGCAATGCTACGAAT gACATTCAACCGATGGAGGATTAA
- the LOC120901952 gene encoding protein nessun dorma isoform X1: MEVYEFNKSFLTRLLETTNVLNGGGSNIPASAIRSEWINFVEVAVEPTGWQALWKASRPVCEQLGVKYPLVVLGTVDQVLFDELKAVFLIEAILDDDVHLPEEQCTVQLEELWPLREQNNPALNVNITADCIDKLRFFYQHLWMPWDTDTEDEQNWIEKHLESRIRFCHDLKNKTMSRQLSSHALALLAEARYVQRKREFIEQELSEEDGQEEEEEDNDTSILKDSRSGELLQLNLRLNTIKNEINVLENPVWRSVFEKVRFGAGKSKGNSAMAYIVTQAVPIDEQLTYLQSAKEMMDPKIAVKMCDSLQHALDHCSPDSAIYLPPGTRQDIKFLEYLNSGGSFRGVSSASFVDDFEEACKLNPTIVSKNDDSVLLTIDGDFTLENVRLDCSNVRTGVVIKKGNIVFRNCCFTGDPTSSTKQGIVIFGNCTITFDRCLIKEFSSGIYSNHDCTINLIGSTISHCMTGLETLDQCQIVFRSASITHCSQYGVLLEDFNEDVQQDQKAAGDRSTSGSQVYADYNTIEREEFTFEGACEFRDNAKGNFVIRKGFSERFNSSCFVDEDESQLHDAEDCLDESICNATNVSFNANYLEASKLSSTKHIEPSVESSEREDRSASDTGVSGSLSQSEEDLSTGYCEDSTQILKDSEYSVREVKRSEQTSESDPEDGSEEYDDDNDDDDEGDDQVIEIEDTIIEID, from the coding sequence ATGGAAGTGTATGAGTTTAACAAAAGTTTCCTGACCCGTCTGCTCGAGACGACCAACGTGCTGAACGGTGGCGGTTCCAACATTCCCGCATCCGCCATCCGCTCGGAATGGATCAATTTCGTGGAGGTGGCCGTAGAGCCGACCGGCTGGCAGGCGCTGTGGAAAGCATCGCGTCCGGTATGCGAGCAGCTCGGCGTAAAGTACCCGCTCGTCGTGCTGGGCACCGTGGACCAGGTACTGTTCGACGAGCTGAAGGCTGTCTTCCTCATCGAAGCCATCCTGGACGATGATGTGCATCTACCGGAGGAGCAGTGTACGGTGCAGCTGGAGGAGCTGTGGCCGCTGCGCGAGCAGAACAACCCCGCCCTGAACGTCAACATTACGGCCGACTGTATCGATAAGCTGCGGTTTTTCTACCAGCATCTCTGGATGCCGTGGGACACCGATACGGAGGATGAGCAGAACTGGATCGAGAAGCATCTGGAATCGCGCATCCGGTTCTGTCACGATCTGAAGAACAAGACCATGTCGCGGCAGCTTTCCTCCCACGCGCTGGCCTTGCTCGCGGAAGCGCGGTATGTGCAGCGCAAGCGGGAGTTtatcgagcaggagctgagCGAGGAGGATGgacaggaggaggaagaggaggacaATGATACGTCCATTCTGAAGGATAGCCGGTCGGGAGAGCTGTTGCAGCTGAACTTACGCTTAAATACGATCAAGAATGAAATCAACGTGCTGGAGAATCCCGTCTGGCGCAGCGTCTTCGAGAAGGTTCGCTTCGGTGCGGGAAAGAGCAAGGGCAACTCCGCAATGGCGTATATCGTAACGCAGGCAGTACCGATAGATGAACAGCTGACCTACCTCCAGAGCGCCAAAGAGATGATGGATCCGAAGATTGCGGTGAAAATGTGCGACTCTCTTCAGCACGCGCTCGATCACTGCAGTCCGGATAGTGCGATCTATCTTCCACCCGGAACCAGACAGGACATCAAGTTCCTGGAGTACCTGAACAGTGGCGGATCGTTCCGGGGTGTTAGCAGCGCCTCCTTTGTTGACGATTTTGAGGAAGCGTGCAAGCTGAATCCTACCATCGTGTCGAAAAACGACGACAGTGTGCTGCTGACCATCGACGGGGACTTTACGCTGGAAAACGTCCGCCTCGACTGTTCGAACGTGCGCACCGGGGTGGTTATCAAGAAAGGCAACATCGTCTTCCGCAACTGTTGCTTCACGGGCGATCCAACCTCCAGCACCAAGCAGGGCATCGTCATCTTCGGCAACTGCACGATCACGTTCGATCGGTGTCTGATCAAGGAGTTTTCTTCCGGCATCTACAGCAATCACGATTGTACGATCAATCTGATCGGCAGCACCATTAGCCACTGTATGACCGGGCTGGAGACGCTCGATCAGTGTCAAATTGTGTTCCGATCGGCAAGCATAACGCACTGCTCACAGTACGGCGTGCTGCTCGAGGACTTTAACGAAGATGTCCAGCAGGATCAGAAGGCAGCGGGTGATCGAAGCACGAGCGGGTCACAGGTGTACGCCGATTACAACACGATCGAGCGGGAAGAGTTTACGTTCGAGGGTGCGTGCGAGTTCCGGGATAATGCCAAGGGCAATTTTGTCATCCGGAAAGGGTTCAGCGAACGGTTTAACAGCTCCTGCTTTGTCGATGAGGATGAGAGCCAGCTGCATGACGCGGAGGATTGTCTGGACGAATCGATCTGCAATGCTACGAATGTAAGTTTCAATGCCAATTATCTGGAAGCATCAAAGCTATCCTCTACCAAGCATATCGAACCGTCGGTTGAGTCGAGCGAGCGGGAGGACCGATCGGCCAGCGATACGGGCGTGTCTGGGTCGTTGAGCCAGTCGGAGGAAGATTTAAGTACGGGTTACTGCGAAGACAGCACGCAGATATTGAAAGACAGCGAATATTCTGTGCGCGAAGTGAAACGGTCGGAACAAACGAGTGAATCCGACCCGGAAGATGGATCGGAGGagtatgatgatgataatgatgatgacgatgagggGGATGATCAGGTTATAGAAATCGAGGATACGATCATTGAGATCGATTGA